Within the Thalassophryne amazonica chromosome 19, fThaAma1.1, whole genome shotgun sequence genome, the region TTACAGACTGCTATATTAATGGCAAGAAACAAAGACTCttgttttttttggcacatttcaGAGCACAAGGCCAGGGAGCAGTTATTTCACAACATCTTTCACAGCTGTATAGAACGTTAAATCGGCTCTGCAGTCGAGGTCTCGGTGGCTCCAGAGATGCCGATCTGGGCCACTTTTACTCTTCGCTTTACACAGCCGGCTGCTCTCACGGTGCCTCTCAAGCTCCTGCTGTTCCAGTCACTCTCTGCGCTGTTGTCCAGAGGCTGTGTCACTCCCCAGCACATGTGGCAGATGTTGAGGAAGGCCCTGCGCAGGTCCTTGCTCCTCATGGCGTAAATCACAGGGTTCACCGTGGAGTTGAGCAGGCAGAGCATGCTGCAAAAGGCAAATATAGTCTTGATGAAGTTGTTCACCTTCCCAAAGAGGTCATAAACCATGATGGCGAGAAGTGGGCCCCAGCAGATGATGAGGGCCACCAGGATCAGGACAAGCGTCTTAGCCAGACGGAGGTCCATCCGAGCCTGCTCAGGCCTCACGGTCTGGACTTTTGTGCCGTCTGCTGTGTAGACGATTATGCTCCTCTGGGAGCTACGCCTGAGCATGCGGACGGCATGGCTATGGGACTTCCAGAGGATAAACATGTAGGCATAGATGATGACCAAGAGCAACACGCTTGTCATGCCGATCCAGAACATCAGGTACTTCTGGTCAATTAGAGGGAAAATGTCCGAGCAGACAGAGTTGAGACGCTTGCAGTTCCAGCCCAGCAGTGGGAGCAAAGAGATGACGATGGAGATAAACCACATCATGCTGAAAGCAATGACCGCTTTGGTCTTGGTCACAATACGTTTGTAGGCCATAGGCCTGTGGATGGAGATGTAGCGGTCAATTGCTGTGAGGAACAGGCTGCCCACAGAAGCAGTGAAGGAAGCAATGACCCCAGCCAGCTTGAACAGGAAAATGTTGGGGCTGTCCTTCCTGTGGAGGACGTGGAAGTCCAAGAAGCTGTAGACAAAAATGATGCTTCCGATTAGATCAGCCACAGCCAGACTTCCAATGAAGTGGTACGAAGGGCGAGATCGTAGAGTCTGGGAGTGTAGGATCACACAGAGCACCATGAGGTTCTCCAGCACGGTAAAAGTCCCCAGGGTGAGAGCCAGGATGGCTACTGCCAGCTGTTGACTAGGAGTCAGAATCATAAAACACTCCATGTTGTCCACAATATCATTGTCACATTGTGCTGCACCCCCGATGGAGGTCCCGTTACCCAGAAAGTCAGATATGTTGGTGGGGTACACGGTGGCGAGGCTGCTATAGATCACCTCCTTATTTCCAGGAATGAGTCCTGAGGGGATGGAGCTGCCGACAGAGGCAGAGTGAGTTTTAGCGATGTGGAACCCATGCTTGATTAGGTTCGAATCAATGGAAGGGTCATCATAGCTGGCGTCGTTGGAGCCGAGGTACTGCCCACCTGTTGGTAATGTACTCATTGTAGCACCCGCTATGCTTTGCAAATCCAACTTCATGGCTGATTAGAGGTGAGTGGCGCAAAGCTGTACGACATAATGGTGCAACGTGGATCTAAAGGATGTCTGTGAAGAAAAAAGGGAAAAATGCTATAAATGAATGTGCAGTTAAATAGAAAAGTGTGCAGGAAGCAACAAGAAGAAGTAGGAGAATTTATGCACAAGCCAGCTGACTCTAGCAGAAGGACAATAGCGGGAACCTGAGCAGTTGATGACAAACCTGTTCTGCCTCAGGGGAAATCACTGCATTAAGTATGCAGGACAGCCAGGCTTTCCTATATTAATTAAAGCAGGTCATATAGCAGTTTTTTATATTAATCATTGGATTAATTAAGCATCAAGGGAGAAATAGGATGAAGCGCGCACATATCTGTCCACTGAACCATTTTCCACTTAATGATCACATTAATTATTAACAGCTAAGTTTGCATGAAGGAAGAAGAATGAAATTTTATGAAGCTGAAATAAACAATTAAATATGCCGCCAATGAGATAGCTTtgtaagaaataataataatttaaaaaacagcCAACAAAGCAcagtggaagaaatgaaacacccaaaatacattatttaaaatttaataatcaaaacaaataaaagcaaaacaaacaaacaaaaataaatagataCATGCATAccttcattttttcagcacaAACACTTTGTTCTGATCcgtgatttaaaataaataaataaaaaatgtagtGGGATTCCTCCTTTGTTCCTCAGAAGCAGCAGTTCCGCACAAACATGAAGCCAGGATGAGGTGATTAATTGTAGTTGTGGATGATTTCCACGGGAAGAAAAAGCGCTCCGAGTGTTACGGCGGGGCGTGTTTGTGGCAGAGGGTGGCTTAAAAGACTGCGCTTTGTGCGCCTGGTCACGTGGTCTGAGGTGTAGGAGCGCGCATCCTTCAGCAACCACACCTCCGGCTTCATAGATTTCTTTTCTTGGTGggaggatgattttttttttttcatttttttaaaatgtggatAAATTTTGTAATTAATGGTCAAATAtacattttaaagtaaatttTAAGTCAGTACTCCATACATGTTGCCATTTCGAACATACATTTGAATTGCCAACAACTGATAGAACTGATAATAACAGTCACCCTTCTGACaagaccaacccagtctcatggtttttcttttttaactgactattactaaccttactcctacccccaaccctaaccttaaccataacctaaccctaatcCTTCCCCCaatcccaaccctaaccataaccccccccccccccccccccacacacacacacacacttctcttttcattttgtgcagccatcacggaatgtattacaaTGAATTCATGCTCCCGTTATGAAAATGTGACgctttcatgacaatatcacgaaccgatagattaatgtatatttcgtgctgctgaatcatgacatgctgtGCAAATGTTTTGGGGATGGGGCGGGGGGAGACATTAGGGTTCCTTTATTGAGAGCGCAGCATCAACTTAgagcatggcgccattttgggtccaaatgtgctgaactactgaatgagccttttatgttttcaacattttttttttttttatcagttaaccGCATACAGCAAcagatccaggtacaggtgctataaaaatcaatataaaaatagttaagctatcaaatttacataaatttacaatttatgatgatttatttaattaattcaaagcctgatttatgtttctgtaactccgtgtcatgcaatgacatgcatgaacatctctggattatgctttattctgcactaatttgaccctcaacaagcttttctttctacaatcatcacctctaatTCAAAAGGTAAActgtacaatttccagtttttacAGACTCTGTGTTATAAATGTgttgacttttctgatccatttgtaatcagcgtgcgcactgcaaaaactattcaaatatgatgggagatgaaggaagcagaaaagtatcaaatcacagccttttgctgtatctgacttaacaggtgcacatcaggctgcgggtCTGAGTGAGCACAATGcgaaaaaaataaacggccattttttttaatcacggaaatgactccggtcctacatgcgaggagtttttaatggaaatactttgagatcagacgggacattttatccgatgtgagcagaaaatccattatatatggtgcttattacatggaaaacaagactaaaacagtgggactttttttgtcagcACAGAGGCTGTACAGCAAAATCCATTTTTGAAATTTGCTTATTCCATGTAAGGCTCACAGGGGGCTGGAACTCCCAGCAATTGTACAGCAAAATCATTAGTGTCAATTTAACTCAGATAATGTTAAAATGAACACTATACAGAGTTTATATAAGTCTgaccagagagagtttttccttaccacaatGAAAAAAgtgaatagttgaaccaacttaaaaaagcattataatgggtaaaacctgaatgaatttgttgtgtgggccgctgaagagggggtactgctggcccaccaccagtgggcgccctgcctagagtgcgggctccaggcaccagagggcgccgccgcctcacaggagcagccaaggtgacagctgtcacccatcacctgagacagctgacagcaatcatcagtggggtatatcagcaggacggcatctccacctcattgccgagatatcgtttctacctgagaggtaacgtatcaaagctgacggagtgtatccttttggatttgtgcttagtttgtggattactgttccaacgagaggtggaggtaacttccctgctgttcggagtcttgggtgcaaacgcgcccccatctaactgttctttgttcctcgccagcagtaccaggtccgacacgcggaggcagtggccacctgggagttcgggacttggcggctccagtattcccggggtcctgtggcggaggaagccgtgtggttccggtcttaccttggagaggcgtctcctatcttcgagcctgcccacacgacacttttgtgaattgactgttatccatttccgtgattggttgtattcgttgtgcacattcacaacagtaaagcgttgttatttgacttactccattgtccgttcatttgcgccccctgttgtgggtccgtgttcctacactttcacaacaggatatctcggccagcgtcatggatcccgaggggcgtcaaccggctgttgaacggccaatggaagaacagggcgcacaggcgtccgcaggaggggtaatcggtgagttgcagcggatcctcaccgctttcacgactcggttggatttgatgaccgagcagaacgtcctcctgaaccgcagggtggaggctctcgccgcgcaggtggaagcgcgccctccgggcgccgctgcggctctccctcccgtcgaccctgtgcgtaacagcgacgttccactggtcgttcaacgacccctcccaccttcccctgaagcatacataagccccccagagccgtacggaggctttgtggagacgtgcgcggattttcttatgcagtgttcgcttgtcttcgcacagcgtcccgtcatgtacgcgaccgacgctagcaaagtagcttatgtgataaatctgcttcgtggtgaggcatgcgcttgggctacagcgctctgggagcaaagttcacggctccttctgacatatgatgggtttgtgagggagctcagaacagtgttcgatcaccctaatagaggagagaccgcttcagccgtgctgctgtcaatgagacaggggcgccggagcgcagctgcctatgcagtcgacttctgcatcgcggctgcgaggtccggctggaatagcgctgccctctgcgccgccttcgtaaacggactgtcgttggtcctcaaggagcacctggtggctaaggacgaaccgcgggatttagatgggcttatcgatctggttatacgattagacaatcggttagattagcgccgtcgggaacgagacgaagggcgtggccaggcacgtgtcgtccctctcccttccggttccgaccacgTTCCGcactccccacgctccacggcccctgcgctctgtgcggttacagccccccctgctgacgaagctatggacacgagtagggcaacatttagggcaccggttacacaaaggaggctggcccgcggggcgtgttttgtttgtggctcgattgagcatcaattaagagactgccccgagcggttaaacaccaacgcccgccccttggaactgggctaggggtgggccgagacattcacgtgggacacacccacatcgccacacgactcccagttacaatcctttatgaggatttaaccctgaaggccccagcactggtggacacgggctcagaagggaatttgctagacagcaaatgggccagggagatagggttccctctggtggcgcttacgtcgcctgtgcaggtacgggcgctagatggctccctactccctccaatcactcacaagacaccaccagtaacactggtggtgtcagggaatcaccgggaggagatcgagtttttcgtgactccggccacctcccgtgtgattttaggtttcccctggatgttgaaacacaatccccggatcgattggccgtccggggtagtggttcagtggagcgaaacctgccatcgggtatgtttaggttcctcggttcctcccggttcccaggccagggaggaggtcagagccccgcccaatctagggacggtgccggtggagtaccatgaccttgcggaggtgtttagcaaggatctggcgctcacccttcccccacaccgcccatatgattgtgccattgatttggttccaggcgttgagttcccgtccagtaggctgtacaacctctcatgacctgaacgcgaatcaatggagacctacatccgggactctttggctgccgggttgatccggaattccacctccccgatgggtgcgggtttcttttttgtggggaaaaaggatggcggattatgtccatgcattgattacagggggctgaacgaaatcacggttcgtaaccgataccccttacccttgttggattcggtgttcacgcccctgcatggagccaagatattcaccaagcttgatcttaggaatgcgtatcacctggttcggatccggaagggagacgagtggaagacggcatttaacaccccgttaggacattttgagtacctggtcatgccgttcggtcttacgcccacaacagtcaagtgtcatcagccaccggcctctccccctttgaggtgtgtttggggtatcagcccccattattcccggtggttgagggagaggtcggtgtgccctcggtccaggcccacctgcggaagtgctgtcgggtgtggcgtgccgcccgttctgctttgttgaaggcccggatgagggcgaagacccatgcagaccagcggcggaccccggcccctacgtatcgccccgggcaggaagtgtggttgtccaccaaggatattccactgcaagtggcctccccaaaactgcaagacagatacataggtccgtttaagattctcaaggtcatcaatcccgccgcagtgaggcttcggcttccagcctcactgcggatccatccagtatttcatgtgtcaaagatcaagccccatcacacctcgcccctctgtgcacctggtccggcaccacctcctgcccggatcatcgatggcgagccggcttggacagtgcgccggctgttggacgtccgacggatgggccggggctttcaatatctggtggactgggaggggtacggtcccgaagaacgctcctgggtgaagaggagcttcatcctggacccggccctcctggccgacttctaccgtcgccacccggacaaacccggtcgggcgccaggaggcgcccgttgaggggggggggtcctgttgtgtgggccgctgaagaggaggtactgctggcccaccaccaccagtgggcgccctgcctggagtgtgggctccaggcaccagagggcgccgccgcctcacaggagcagccaaggtgacagctgtcacccatcacctgagacagctgacagcaatcatcagtggggtatatcagcaggacggcatctccacctcattgccgagatatcgtttctacctgagaggtaacgtttcaaagctgacggagtgtatccttttggatttgtgcttagtttgtggattactgttccaacgagaggtggaggtaacttccctgctgttcggagtcttgggtgcaaacgcgcccccatctaactgttctttgttcctcgccagcagtaccaggtccgacacgcggaggcagtggccacctgggagttcgggacttgccggctccagtattcctggggtcctgtggtggaggaagccgtgtggttccggtcttaccttggagaggcgtctcctatcttcgagcctgcccacacgacacttttgtgaattgactgttgtccatttccgtgattggttgtattcgttgtgcacattcacaacagtaaagcgttgttatttgacttactccattgtccgttcatttgcgccccctgttgtgggtccgtgttcctacactttcacaacagaattaAGTTGTTTAAACTTATGTTTGTAAGTTAGACTTGATCTAACttgctaacttaagttcaaatgtgagattgggttggaaaCGTCTTGgagcagctttgttgtaatttggtgtgaATCAAAGTGAATTGAACTAAATTGACTGGATATAAGTTAAAGTGACACTTGCGGTCGTGTTAAAACTCTAACTTGTAGTTTTGCTCTATCATGTACATATTAAAGTTTGCAGAGTAAAATGGACTTTGCAGATAGTGAGTACACATGGTGCCATTCCaaatacttttaaattaattctatCACACAGTTCCTTGATGTAGctgtttgagaagaaaatagttcCATTTTTAACCATGCTAGCATATGTATGCAAACGGAATAATGAGAAGTACCACATCCTGCACTGTTTGAGTGGTATGAAAGTACATACCTGATCCCACTGAGGAGCATGAGCATCACTATGCTCTGGGTTCAATAGAATCTGAGGGTCCTGTAGGACTGGATTGGCATCCAGTTCATTTCATAAAGCTTGGACGCTTGATATGAGGTGCTTTATTATAATCACTGTTGAAGACCAACAGTAAAAGAATCTGGATTGTGATCTTGGTAGTAGTCTTGCTGGTCACACATTCTCCTCCTAAAGGTTGCAGGATCTGAACCAGACACTCATCTTTCAGGAGACAGACATGTCTGACTGCAGTCTTTGTCATCGGGCTGACAGCTGGACACTGAGCTCTTCTTACATATTTATGTTGCATTGTAAGACCTCTCCTGTTCCCCTGCTGTTCTCCCCGGGTTGCAGGCAATCATTGCTTCAATTTTGGAGGCAGGTATGTCATCCCAGTTGAGTAGATGAAAGCACTTGTTCTCCCTCTCTGGGTGTGATTACCTAGACTGCAACAATTAGAGAGGTACAACAATGCTGTCCGTACTGGCCAAGGTGCTTGCAATGATTATTCTCAACAGGGGTTCGGTGCCAAATCATTTACTAAGCAACCAGAGCAGTGTGGTTTCATACCCAAGAAGTTGATCACACACTGCATCCTATTCATTGAATGTAAGAGTGAATATCAGCACTGCTTCTTTGTGGCCTGTGCTGATTTCAGAAACTGATTTTGGTTTTGGTTACTTGGGGTGCTTTATGGGGCATCCTGAGAATGCTCAAAAACCCCAATCAGTTACTGGACATCACAGCTAGCTTATACCCAGGTATTGTGAGTGCCGTGTGGAGCAGAGATAGtgtctgacttcttcccagtAAATTGTGGCATTcatcaaggatgtgttctggatccgactctgttcagtgcttgcatggactatgTATTGGATAAGGGTGTAGAATCCACGAACTTCAGTGCCTCTCTCAGAGAGGAAAGGTTCActcaccttgactttgtggacaatgctgtgatctttgtggaatcagtaaaTGTCCCGATTGGGGTATGAGAGAAGCTGACTGTGGAAtcaaagtgtctgggtttgtgattgtcctggatcaagggtaagatccaggcttttagtcACTTCATGGACTTTGGCCATCAGTGTCAAACTTGTTGCAAGATTCGTTTTGGTAGTGACATTCATATCCCTCGTAGCTCAGCCTGTGCAGCCAAGAGATGACTGGAAAAGTTCTTACAAAGCCATGAGGCtactgaacagaggtgtttgacaAAGCTGAGGTCTTTGTAGGAGACTGATACTCTTTAGGGTCATAGCACTACTAGTACGGTATTTGTATATGGTTGAGCTGTGGAGACTAACCATGGCCATATCTGCCAACATTCGAATGTACCAATACTGGACACCCACACATAGCCAAGAGTGCCAACAGTATTTACCCCCGACATGGTGACATGGAGGTAAATACCACCCAATATGGGACGGTTGGCAGCTATGCAGAGCTCTAAGGTGATGCCTAAATGCCTTTGGTACTAGATGTCTCCAAAGAATACTTGGGTACGACTCaaataaaatgtgtcaaataaGTGGTCAATTAGGAAGACTTGGCTGAGGAGCACTATTTGTGTTGCGAGGGACCATCAGTGACGACACTGTGAACATGTGGTACACTCCATGgacgtgatccagcacacaggtgggtCAGTActaaggaccccagcaactgcaaAAGGCTAATGAGAGGCATGCATTACGTGACTGCAGCAGACATAGagctactttcaggaggtggggatggaccagatgTATTTCTGCACAACTGTAAATCTAGGCTAAGGATGATTCCGTAgtatggtggatgcagtgactattgtaccagcacatgctcctacAGCAGACCTGACCTGACTAGAAAACCAGACACAATTGTTCATCTCAATCATTTTGAGGAAACCGATGACTTCAAACCATTAAAATGTAGTTAACTCAAATGATTCAACCATCAAGGCTGATTCTGAGTTAGTAAAATAAATATAATCAGTGTTTAATTAACTTTAATAAGCagagatgcacagacagacacacacactgctcaCTGTACCTTTGTCACACCCATAAAGTCTTGCCCGAGTGACACGATGAGTCCATTTGGAATATTTTGCACTGTTTATGTAGCCAACTGCAAATGGGGGTCACgtgcatttgcacaaaaacagagtGCTTTCCTACCCTGCACAGCTGTGCAATTATTTCCACTAcacaatcacagcagagccatcTCCCAAATTACATGTATCCTGTTTTGGAAAATACTCAACATTTGGTAATTTGGTATCACAGAGAAACAAAAAGAACTGAGCACAGAGAATTGCACATGACCAGTTTTGTTAGAGGAGCACTAATTACTCTGAAATGAGTTTAAGCAAATGCTTGTCACTTGGAATATAGAATTTTTGTCTCTGTTCTTGCCAGCtgtctgttttctttttattctcCATCTTGTTTTGTGTTATTTCATCATTTGCGATCTAATGTCTTTGTTTTGTCAAACATTGTGAAGGGCAtgacatatattatttttttatttgtgacaGAACAGTAAATCCAAAACGACACTATTTCTTCCATGACGACTGTGTAAATTGTATATTTTTGGAAGGTCTGCTTCATCGTGACAAATGAACTCTGCCGAGCTGCTCTCCATGTATCAGGGTAAAGTTTTGTAGGTTTGGCTGGAAAGAGCCATATCTTTCATCATTCAGAGCAGAATATTGCTGTCCACATCCATCATCATAATTATTGTCATCACTTTGGATGTCATTCTCACCACAATATCACAATTGTGAAAGAGAGATGTGAGAAAAAAAGCTTCTTGTCCAAACGCTTTATATCACTCATTTCCTGAAGCAGTTATTCCATTTAATGTCATTTAGTGTTATGAAAAAAAAGTCTTTCACTTAGggttttaaatacatttattctataTCAATTTTGAGGAAACAGTTGTATTTAGTGTTTTTAGCATTTTCAAACAATTAATCATTTTCTAatgataggggaggtgatggtctaatggttaaagcattgggcttgagagcagaggatcctcggttcaaatcccagcctgatggaaaatcaccaagggcccttgagcaaggtccttaatcccctagttgctcctgatgtgtagtgagtaccttgtatgggagcaccctcacattggggtgaatgtgaggcattatttgtaaagcacgttttataTATTTCTAATTTGTAAAAAGCAACATGCATTTTGAACAAATTGTAAGAATATATTTTACCAGTTACAATACAAGTtactgtggtctagtgaccctgcAGAGGAGTCAAAGAACTTTGTTCATCCAAACCTGCATCTCATCCCACTGCAGTTATTGTGGAAGATGGTTCACTCCTGAAAACAGTAAATAGTTTTCTGAATGAAACATGTAATTTGGTGTTTCTGATGTTTCAAAACAAATGAACCATTTTCTGAATTAATGATTTAATTTAGTGTtttaagcattttggaactgtaagtgattttgtgaagcaATTGGTTTATACAGTGTTTTAATCATTTCATATCAGTCAGTAAttttctttgaaaacactgaatcattttctgaatgttttatttcatgttttgagcAACTTATAACTGCAATTTTTTCAAAAGTTTCAGTTAGTGATTGAAATATTTTAAAACACTGACTTATTTTTGTACGGTAAGCTTTTCATTTCATATctcaaacatttgaaaacaatgaattattttctgaTGGAAAaggttcatttagtgtttcaagcaTGTTAAAACAGGCTATCATTTCCTGAACTAATTATCTTATATAGTGCTTCAAGTTTTCTGAAGCAATACATGATTTTCTTATTCAAATGGTTTATGTTGTGTTTTGAGCATTCTGAAGCAGTAAAACACTTTCTTAAATAACTGTTTCATGTAGTCGTTTTGAGAAAACAGAAGCTGTGAATCATTTTATGAAGCAATTGGTTAATTTGGTTTGAAGTTAGTTTCAAAAAGCCTCGTATCTGCCATTCCTATGTATCAAACATTTGTTGAGGGGTTTAAACCTGAAGTTCATGatttaatttgttacagctaattttttttagtttctcacaatgtatatttaggattttgtaaagtgattccagcagatttaaactggaaaccacaattttccattagaccaatgtaaataagtactttgaatgaagtgcactgtgtttcacgttTTTCAGTGTGGTAAATATTGCGAGTAATTTTCAAagattgatttttttcccccttcatgaTTCACCTCATTTAAGATTCTTTTTCATTTACAGTTTCTTGAGTGGCACTCTAAAACCTACATTTTCCTTGCACACAGGTTCATTTcctctgtgtgtatatttatacttatttgtatgtttaccatataatagAATTTATATGCATCCTTAAACAGTACACTTATCTTTAACAACATGGGGATTTGATTTGATCAGATTTCACCAATCTAGAAAGCCATACTTAGGGAAAAGGCAATTATTTTGACTATTTTTCTGAAAGCCAGAAGGCTCCCGGGGGGAGCTTAAATCTAGTGGTTACAAACACAGCATGTTACTTGACAAGACTCTAAAGCAGGCTGATGTGCTTGTGTCGAGGGGTTGGAAGATGGAGTGCAGGGAGGAAAAGATGCATAAACAGAGGAGGCCGTGGTTGAACACTCCCAGATTTTAACCATTTCCTGGTCTGTAATTTATTCTTATGTGCCTCATATTGTGCCAAAGGAGACCAATCAAGTTTAAGTCAAGCCATGGTGagaaaaaagttaaattacagTAAATGGCATTTTAGAAAATCAGCACTTGATTGCTTTTTTCCATTCAGAGTCACATGCTTGCACATTTATTCCCAGTCATGTGCTTGCTCATTATTCAATTTATCAAGCAATTATATGCACCAACCGGCCTTCATTATGCAAATCAAAGGTTGTTGTTGTTACATTTTGCACTACTTTTAATCGGGGAAACAAACAGGGACAAATAAAGCGGACTCCCTGCAGAAGTTACCCATCATATACCCCTCCTgtgtcacttaaaaaaaaagataaaagttGGAGCATTCTTCTTAGGGGACAAAAACACTTGAAGACAGCAGCAAATTTTTATTTAA harbors:
- the LOC117531859 gene encoding cannabinoid receptor type 1B-like → MKLDLQSIAGATMSTLPTGGQYLGSNDASYDDPSIDSNLIKHGFHIAKTHSASVGSSIPSGLIPGNKEVIYSSLATVYPTNISDFLGNGTSIGGAAQCDNDIVDNMECFMILTPSQQLAVAILALTLGTFTVLENLMVLCVILHSQTLRSRPSYHFIGSLAVADLIGSIIFVYSFLDFHVLHRKDSPNIFLFKLAGVIASFTASVGSLFLTAIDRYISIHRPMAYKRIVTKTKAVIAFSMMWFISIVISLLPLLGWNCKRLNSVCSDIFPLIDQKYLMFWIGMTSVLLLVIIYAYMFILWKSHSHAVRMLRRSSQRSIIVYTADGTKVQTVRPEQARMDLRLAKTLVLILVALIICWGPLLAIMVYDLFGKVNNFIKTIFAFCSMLCLLNSTVNPVIYAMRSKDLRRAFLNICHMCWGVTQPLDNSAESDWNSRSLRGTVRAAGCVKRRVKVAQIGISGATETSTAEPI